One genomic window of Ruminococcus gauvreauii includes the following:
- a CDS encoding RNA polymerase sigma factor, protein MEDCKVLVERARAKDRDAFARLYEMVYVDMYRFALYTLKNCHDAEDVVADAVADAYNGISSLREADAFKNWIFKILSNKCRRRLKEYTRKTSELPDDLEKSGDFTEEFQVRQAFSRLSDEERLIISMHLFAGYTSREIARILHKNENTIRSKESRALAKMRQMLEE, encoded by the coding sequence ATGGAGGACTGCAAAGTTTTGGTTGAACGGGCAAGGGCAAAAGACAGGGATGCGTTTGCCAGACTATATGAGATGGTTTATGTCGATATGTACCGTTTTGCTTTATATACACTGAAAAACTGCCATGATGCGGAGGACGTTGTCGCAGATGCAGTTGCGGATGCTTATAATGGAATCAGTTCGCTGAGAGAAGCGGATGCCTTTAAAAACTGGATTTTTAAGATCCTGTCGAACAAATGCAGGCGCAGACTGAAGGAGTATACCCGGAAGACGTCTGAACTGCCGGATGATCTTGAAAAGAGCGGGGATTTCACGGAAGAATTTCAGGTGCGGCAGGCGTTTTCCAGACTGTCTGACGAAGAACGCCTGATCATTTCCATGCACTTGTTTGCGGGATACACCAGCCGGGAAATTGCCAGGATTCTACATAAAAATGAGAATACGATTCGCTCTAAGGAAAGCCGGGCATTAGCAAAAATGAGACAGATGTTGGAAGAATAG
- a CDS encoding aminopeptidase, producing the protein MDSRIEVLAAGLVNYSCGVKAGDKVYIHYIGKDTKELARQLVKEVYRAGGVPFIHFTDPQLQREQLLHATKEQMELMAEVDALEMSKMDCYIGVRGSDNVSELSDVPSECMMLYDTYYQTPVHHGIRVPKTRWVILRYPNAAMAQLAGMSVEKFEDFYFQVCNLDYSKMNAAMEALTGYMERTDNVRITGPGTDLSFSIRGIPAIPCAGNMNIPDGEVYTAPVRESVNGKITYNAPSLYNGFTYDNICLEFENGRIVKAVANDTERINEVFDTDQGARYIGEFAIGVNPYILEPMKDILFDEKIQGSIHFTPGNCYQEAPNGNESAIHWDLVLIQRPEYGGGEIYFDDVLVRKDGRFVVQELECLNPENLQ; encoded by the coding sequence ATGGACAGCAGAATTGAAGTGCTCGCCGCAGGTCTTGTGAATTATTCCTGCGGTGTGAAAGCAGGAGACAAGGTTTATATTCATTATATTGGCAAGGACACCAAAGAACTTGCCCGGCAGCTGGTGAAGGAAGTATATCGGGCAGGAGGCGTTCCGTTTATCCATTTCACGGATCCCCAGCTGCAGCGGGAACAGCTGCTGCACGCTACAAAAGAACAGATGGAGCTGATGGCGGAGGTCGATGCACTGGAGATGTCAAAAATGGACTGCTACATCGGCGTTCGCGGCAGCGATAACGTATCGGAACTGTCGGATGTGCCGTCCGAGTGCATGATGTTATATGACACGTATTATCAGACTCCTGTACATCACGGGATCCGCGTACCGAAGACACGTTGGGTGATACTGCGGTATCCCAATGCCGCTATGGCACAGCTCGCCGGGATGAGCGTGGAGAAGTTCGAGGATTTCTATTTTCAGGTCTGCAATCTGGACTATTCAAAGATGAATGCGGCGATGGAAGCGCTGACCGGATATATGGAACGCACAGATAACGTGCGTATCACTGGCCCGGGCACAGATCTTTCATTTTCCATCAGGGGCATTCCGGCAATACCGTGTGCCGGAAACATGAACATACCGGACGGAGAGGTGTATACCGCACCGGTCCGGGAATCTGTGAATGGTAAGATCACGTATAATGCCCCGTCGCTGTACAATGGATTTACCTATGACAATATCTGCCTTGAATTTGAGAATGGGAGAATTGTAAAGGCAGTTGCAAATGATACAGAGCGGATCAATGAGGTCTTTGATACTGATCAGGGTGCAAGGTACATCGGTGAATTTGCAATCGGTGTCAATCCGTATATTCTGGAACCTATGAAAGATATTTTATTTGATGAGAAAATTCAGGGATCGATCCATTTCACGCCGGGAAACTGTTATCAGGAAGCTCCAAACGGGAATGAATCTGCGATTCACTGGGATCTGGTGTTGATCCAGCGTCCGGAATACGGCGGCGGAGAAATCTATTTTGACGACGTACTGGTCAGAAAGGACGGGCGTTTTGTTGTTCAGGAACTTGAGTGCCTGAATCCCGAAAATCTGCAGTAG